A portion of the Trichocoleus sp. genome contains these proteins:
- a CDS encoding diguanylate cyclase, with protein MATSPKTTAAGNILIVDDNADNLRLLAKMLESQGYTVRKSLNGKMALQAVHRDPPDLILLDITMPEMSGYEVCQQLKASEMTANVPIIFISALDCIHDKVQAFEIGGQDYITKPFQELEVLIRVKNQLLIQQQRQQLIEQNQRLAQEVKERLKAEAEVKQLSLTDELTGLYNRRGFFLLAEQQLKVARRTYMACCLLFADLDGLKQINDTLGHAVGDRAIADAAQLLMQTFRDADIVARLGGDEFAVLIPACSDNSAEFSNRLQANIDRFNQGCACAGSCSYQLSMSVGIQFCAATDNISLEQLLVKADKLMYKHKRTKRSQTYSSFVKEE; from the coding sequence ATGGCTACTTCACCCAAAACCACCGCTGCCGGCAATATCCTCATCGTAGATGACAATGCCGACAACCTCCGGTTATTAGCCAAGATGCTGGAATCTCAAGGGTACACCGTTCGGAAATCCCTGAATGGCAAAATGGCACTGCAAGCCGTTCATCGGGATCCACCTGATCTGATTCTGCTAGATATCACCATGCCGGAAATGAGTGGCTATGAAGTTTGCCAGCAGCTAAAGGCATCTGAAATGACTGCAAATGTGCCCATTATTTTTATCAGTGCGCTCGATTGCATTCATGACAAAGTTCAAGCCTTTGAAATTGGAGGACAAGATTACATCACTAAACCCTTTCAAGAACTGGAAGTGCTGATTCGGGTCAAAAATCAACTGTTGATTCAGCAGCAACGTCAACAATTGATTGAGCAAAATCAGCGTTTAGCCCAGGAAGTTAAAGAACGTTTGAAGGCGGAAGCAGAGGTGAAGCAGTTATCTTTGACAGATGAACTAACAGGGCTTTACAACCGACGAGGCTTTTTCCTTCTAGCAGAACAACAGCTAAAAGTTGCTCGACGTACCTATATGGCTTGCTGCCTCTTATTTGCTGACTTAGATGGTCTAAAGCAGATTAATGACACTTTAGGGCACGCAGTGGGAGATAGAGCGATCGCTGATGCCGCGCAGCTTCTCATGCAAACATTCCGAGATGCAGATATTGTTGCTCGCCTTGGAGGAGATGAGTTTGCTGTCTTGATTCCTGCTTGTTCAGACAATTCAGCTGAGTTTTCTAACCGACTACAAGCCAATATCGATCGCTTTAATCAAGGGTGTGCTTGTGCGGGGAGTTGTTCGTATCAACTATCAATGAGTGTAGGAATTCAGTTTTGTGCTGCTACAGATAATATTTCTCTGGAACAATTGCTGGTAAAAGCTGACAAATTAATGTACAAACACAAGCGCACTAAGCGTTCTCAAACATATTCCTCTTTCGTTAAAGAAGAGTAG